A single window of Vanessa atalanta chromosome 27, ilVanAtal1.2, whole genome shotgun sequence DNA harbors:
- the LOC125074119 gene encoding uncharacterized protein LOC125074119, translated as MFHSETVESRRKFVYDNNVCFNCLGSNHSAKECRTPVRCSICKRTHHSLLHPKDANSSEENKTECVVNSSEGAITSSSNASPSSFMMSCVAAGKKQQQVLLATALVKAICRNGNEYSIRALLDQGSQASFVTESTVQYLGLKKTVFTSQITGLGGNKAIVSKTMVTMEIKSRYKPDFKILINAHVVKNITSLLSTRRVEAKEWQELKGLMLADPEYFNTKHIDLLLGADVYGVILQEGMKKNPEGTLIAQATSLGWILSGTVSCNIKPSSRISVMHCCESEDLLKKFWELESDVPKQKFSMFTEEERLCEQLFTQTTKRDSNGRYIVRLPFKNGYPEVTGSRDIAEERLKSLKVKFSKDPILKTKYQEVISEYLKLDHMEEVPPEDINNPRAIYLPHHAVVRNDKETTKVRIVYDASCKGKNNLSLNDQLLVGPTLQPELRHIIMQWRCSPICMSADIVKMYRQVKVERQDADCQRILWRNNKNEPIKYYRHTRVTFGTSSAPYLAVKALQQVAHDYSTDYPLAVERVFNDFYVDDLMTGVQTCEEGKQVFVEMNELLGKAGFSLQKWNINDDSLVMEMNQKENRENDIKEEIKIKENEITKILGLTWNRSDDTFRYAVSLPHLQQPLTKRKIISDISRLYDPLGWVGPSIIIAKVMIQKLWLAGLNWDEEIPENLLQEWLTYREEQIVLGNIRLPRWVGTKSNDNLVELHGFCDASKTAYAAAVYVRVIDSKGKVNTSLVTAKTKVAPVKQVSIPRLELCGAVLLTRLIIEVARVMKIEKHNLHAWTDSTIVLAWLNSHPSRWNVFVANRVSEILISLDPQTWCHVTLKENPADYASRGIKPPDLVNNELWFRGPKLISCESIIYHKPKELETE; from the coding sequence atgttccaTAGTGAAACTGTTGAATCTCGTCGTAAATTTGTTTATGACAATAATGTTTGCTTCAATTGTTTGGGAAGCAATCACTCTGCCAAGGAGTGTCGGACACCTGTTAGGTGTAGTATTTGCAAGCGGACTCATCATTCGCTATTGCATCCTAAGGATGCTAATTCATCTGAGGAAAACAAGACTGAGTGTGTTGTTAATTCTTCAGAAGGTGCCATAACCTCATCTTCGAATGCCTCTCCATCATCCTTTATGATGTCTTGTGTTGCAGCCGGTAAGAAACAACAACAAGTGCTACTTGCCACGGCTTTAGTCAAGGCTATATGTAGGAATGGTAATGAGTACAGCATTCGGGCGCTCCTAGACCAGGGGTCGCAGGCTTCATTTGTAACCGAATCTACCGTACAATATTTGGGTTTAAAGAAAACTGTTTTTACTAGTCAGATAACAGGGCTGGGAGGAAATAAGGCAATAGTCTCTAAGACTATGGTCACCATGGAAATAAAGTCTCGGTACAAAccagattttaaaattttaataaacgcaCACGTGGTAAAGAATATAACCTCTCTCTTGTCAACTAGAAGAGTGGAAGCCAAAGAATGGCAGGAACTTAAAGGCTTAATGCTAGCTGATCCGGAGTACTTCAATACAAAACATATTGATCTTCTCTTGGGTGCGGACGTATATGGAGTAATTCTGCAGGAAGGTATGAAGAAAAATCCTGAAGGAACGCTGATAGCACAAGCAACCAGTCTCGGCTGGATTCTGTCCGGTACTGTAAGCTGCAACATCAAGCCCTCATCTCGTATAAGTGTAATGCATTGCTGCGAAAGTGAGGATTTATTGAAGAAATTTTGGGAACTTGAATCAGACGTTCCGAAACAAAAATTCAGCATGTTTACAGAGGAAGAAAGGCTTTGCGAACAACTTTTCACTCAGACCACCAAAAGAGATTCCAATGGGCGGTATATAGTTCGGCTTCCTTTCAAAAATGGATATCCCGAAGTCACAGGATCTAGAGACATAGCCGAAGAACGTCTTAAATCGTTAAAAGTCAAGTTCAGCAAAGACCCGATtctgaaaacaaaatatcaggAGGTAATAAGTGAATATCTTAAACTGGATCACATGGAAGAAGTACCACCAGAAGACATAAATAATCCGAGGGCTATATACTTACCACATCACGCCGTTGTCAGAAATGATAAAGAAACTACGAAGGTCAGAATTGTTTACGATGCATCCTGCAAAGGCAAAAACAACCTATCACTCAATGATCAGTTGTTGGTTGGACCTACCTTGCAGCCAGAGTTGCGGCATATAATCATGCAGTGGAGGTGTTCACCAATTTGTATGTCAGCTGACATCGTAAAGATGTATCGGCAAGTTAAAGTCGAAAGGCAAGATGCAGATTGTCAGAGAATACTGtggagaaataataaaaacgagcctataaaatattataggcaTACTCGAGTTACTTTTGGCACATCTTCTGCTCCATATCTAGCAGTAAAGGCTCTTCAACAAGTTGCTCATGATTATAGTACTGATTATCCGTTGGCAGTCGAAAGAGTGTTCAACGATTTTTATGTAGATGATCTTATGACGGGAGTTCAAACCTGCGAAGAAGGTAAACAAGTATTTGTGGAAATGAATGAACTATTGGGAAAAGCAGGGTTTTCATTACAAAAGTGGAATATCAATGATGATAGCCTAGTAATGGAGATGAATCAAAAGGAAAATAGGGAAAATGATATaaaggaagaaataaaaataaaagaaaatgaaataacaaaaattttggGACTTACTTGGAACCGCAGTGATGACACCTTCCGCTACGCAGTAAGCCTTCCTCATTTGCAGCAACCTCTaacgaaaagaaaaattatatctgaTATTTCACGACTCTACGATCCACTTGGGTGGGTAGGGCCAAGCATTATCATAGCAAAGGTAATGATACAAAAGCTGTGGTTGGCAGGATTGAATTGGGATGAGGAAATTCcagaaaatttattacaagaatGGTTAACTTACCGTGAAGAACAGATTGTATTAGGTAATATTCGCTTACCAAGGTGGGTTGGGACAAAGTCAAATGATAATCTAGTTGAATTACACGGATTTTGCGACGCATCCAAAACAGCATATGCAGCAGCGGTGTACGTCCGTGTGATTGATTCTAAAGGAAAGGTCAACACGTCTTTGGTTACTGCTAAAACAAAGGTGGCACCAGTAAAGCAGGTCTCAATACCTCGTTTAGAATTGTGTGGAGCTGTTTTGCTTACAAGGTTGATAATCGAAGTTGCAAGAGTcatgaaaattgaaaaacacAATCTTCATGCGTGGACCGACTCCACAATTGTACTTGCGTGGCTAAATAGTCACCCAAGCAGATGGAATGTTTTTGTAGCAAATCGAGTGTCTGAAATATTAATTAGCTTAGATCCGCAGACGTGGTGTCATGTGACTTTGAAGGAAAATCCAGCTGATTATGCATCTCGAGGAATTAAACCACCTGATCTGGTGAATAATGAGTTATGGTTTCGTGGGCCGAAATTAATTTCTTGTGAAtccattatttatcataaaccaAAAGAATTAGAAACTGAATAA